GAGAATACATCCCCCTTGTATTAAATGCCATAGAGGAGTGGAATGTTATGAAATTAGGGGTGGGAATGACTGCATTCCTTGCAGCGGAGATGGCCCATGAACATGGTGAGAGGGTGATCTTGTCTGGCCAGGGTGCAGATGAACTCTTTGCAGGATACCATCGCTACCTTGGTTTTTACCAGGAAAAAGGTGAAAAGGCCCAGGAAGACCTTCAGGATGATGTTGAGAATCTTTACCATGTGAACCTGGAACGTGATGATAAATCAACCATGGCCAGCAGCGTGGAATTAAGGGTCCCATACCTTGATCTCCAAATTATAAATATGGCCATGAATATACCTATGCACTATAAGATAAGTGGCCCGGAGGACAGACTGCGTAAGTGTATCCTCAGAGAAGTGGCCAGCCAGCTGAGTGTGCCCCCAGAGATTGTTAAAAGACCAAAAAAGGCAGCTCAGTATGGATCAGGGATTCATAAAATACTCAGGAAAAAAGTCCTCAAAGACCCGGAATATATGGGGAAACTGAAAAAAACCTTTAAATTTATAGATATTTAAATTCATATAACATTAATGATTTATATAAAATTCATTGAATGATGATAAATTCAAATTTGAACAAGATGTGAATACAATCTACGTTACTAAATAAGGAATATCCAACTATACAAATAACTAAAAATATGTGTGTTTATATTAATTCTGGGAGTGAAAAAGTGAAAATTGAAAAAGAGGCAGAAGAAATACTCCAGAGCTTTTCTGAAGCCCTGAAAAACATACCTGAACTGGAAGAAACCCATTACATGGTCGATAACGTTAATTTATCCCGGGAAGACTGTGCAGAGGATAAGGACTCCACCAAGATCATGCGCAACGCCCATGTGGATGAAGAAGGTAACATGATAGCAGAGAAAGGAAAGTGGGTAAAATGAGATTTAATCTCGTACTGGATCTGCCAGATGTTCCAGGACAACTATTAGAAGCCCTAGAACCAATGGGAAGGTTAGGGGCCAATATAGTGGCAGTTATACATCAAAGAGATGTTAAAACTGAAAGAGGGACAGTTCCAGTGCAGATAACCATAGAAGGAGATAAAGAAACCCTGGACAGGGTTATGGATGCCATGGAAGCTAAAGATATTCAGATAATGGCAGTGGACGGTGTCTTGAGGAAGGAACAGATCACCACTGTTCTGGTGGGGGACATTGTGGAAGAAGATGTAAAGGACACTGTAACCCTCCTGAACCAGTTGGAAGGTGTCAGGGTCGCTGATCTGGATCTTAAAATGTCAGATGAACCCAAAAACTCTGCCACCAAGATCGTTATGGAAGCAGATTTCGGACAGAAAAAGGAAGTACTCAAAAAAATCAAAGAAGTTGGGGATCAGAAAGGCTTCCTGGTTATTAATGAAGTTTAAAAGGATTATGAGTCTTGAAAGTGAAAGGTGATCCCATGAAAATTATTATTTTAGGTTTTGGTGCAGTGGGACAGGGAGTTGCCCGTGTCCTGTCCATGAAAAAAGAATATTTAAAGAGTAACTATGATCTTAATCCCCAGATCGTTGCAGTCGCTGATCGTTCAGGGGCTGCCATAAACGAATCTGGTCTGGATGAAGAATTACTCCTTAAAACCAAGAACGAAACCGGTAAAATTGCATCTTATCCAGAATACGGTGCTCCTGGTGTAAGCAGTCTTAAAATTCTGGAAGAAGTTGAATACGATTGTCTGGTGGAAGTTACACCCACTGATATTGATGATGGTGAACCTGCCCGCAGCCACATCCTGAAGGCCATGGAAGCAGGTAAAGACGTGGTAACCTCCAACAAAGGACCCCTTGCATTATCATTCCAGGAACTTGCAGATTGTGCCACATCCAATAAAGTGGAATTTAAATTCGAGGCATCAGTGGGTGGTGCCATGCCTATTATCAA
The Methanobacterium sp. Maddingley MBC34 genome window above contains:
- a CDS encoding Asp-tRNA(Asn)/Glu-tRNA(Gln) amidotransferase, subunit C, putative (TIGRFAM: Asp-tRNA(Asn)/Glu-tRNA(Gln) amidotransferase, subunit C, putative), translating into MKIEKEAEEILQSFSEALKNIPELEETHYMVDNVNLSREDCAEDKDSTKIMRNAHVDEEGNMIAEKGKWVK
- a CDS encoding ACT-domain-containing protein, predicted allosteric regulator of homoserine dehydrogenase (PFAM: ACT domain), with the translated sequence MRFNLVLDLPDVPGQLLEALEPMGRLGANIVAVIHQRDVKTERGTVPVQITIEGDKETLDRVMDAMEAKDIQIMAVDGVLRKEQITTVLVGDIVEEDVKDTVTLLNQLEGVRVADLDLKMSDEPKNSATKIVMEADFGQKKEVLKKIKEVGDQKGFLVINEV